In Luteibacter mycovicinus, a genomic segment contains:
- a CDS encoding type II toxin-antitoxin system RelE/ParE family toxin — MNVLKRRDFARWQRRHHLDDAALCQAIGEMERGLVDADLGGALYKKRIAREGGGKRGGYRTLLAAQMGSRYVFLHGFLKSDVPNVTSSEKRALQCLGYTVLSMSTKAVAQALKEGSLLEVGCDKQDHRIRT; from the coding sequence ATGAATGTCCTCAAGCGAAGGGACTTCGCACGTTGGCAAAGGCGTCATCATCTCGACGACGCAGCTCTGTGTCAGGCCATCGGCGAAATGGAGCGCGGCTTGGTGGACGCCGATCTGGGCGGCGCGCTTTATAAAAAGCGTATCGCTCGCGAAGGTGGTGGAAAGCGTGGTGGTTACCGCACGCTGTTGGCAGCACAGATGGGTTCGCGATACGTTTTCCTGCATGGCTTCCTGAAGAGCGATGTGCCGAACGTCACGTCTTCGGAGAAGAGAGCGCTTCAGTGTCTCGGTTACACCGTTTTATCCATGTCGACGAAAGCGGTCGCGCAGGCTCTTAAGGAAGGTTCACTACTGGAGGTTGGCTGTGACAAGCAAGATCATCGAATCCGCACGTAA
- a CDS encoding LysE family transporter has product MNLFLTIAIVQIVALITPGPDFFFVSQLAASRSRREAFAGVIGIALGVAVWAALALLGLQLLLHRLAWLERGIAILGGAYLCWMGLQMLRASWKTAPDAAVPVVDVRGSSPGRALMRGLATNLANPKAAVYFASIFSAFVGDGMSGAARWGLWAMVTAETVLWFGLVAAIFAMPAMRRAYVRAGRWIDGGAGAIFTAFGLHLVWAGVRR; this is encoded by the coding sequence ATGAATCTGTTTCTCACCATCGCGATCGTGCAGATCGTCGCCCTGATCACGCCGGGGCCCGATTTTTTCTTCGTCTCCCAGCTCGCCGCCAGTCGTTCGCGGCGTGAGGCCTTTGCCGGTGTGATCGGCATTGCCCTCGGGGTGGCGGTATGGGCCGCTCTGGCCTTGCTCGGCCTGCAGCTGCTCCTGCACCGGCTGGCGTGGCTGGAACGGGGAATCGCCATTCTCGGCGGCGCTTATCTGTGCTGGATGGGTCTGCAGATGCTGCGCGCGTCGTGGAAGACGGCCCCCGACGCCGCCGTGCCCGTGGTCGATGTCCGTGGTTCCAGCCCCGGGCGGGCCCTGATGCGCGGCCTGGCGACCAATCTGGCCAACCCCAAGGCGGCCGTGTACTTCGCGTCGATCTTCTCCGCGTTTGTAGGCGACGGCATGAGTGGCGCGGCGCGGTGGGGCCTCTGGGCGATGGTGACGGCCGAGACCGTGCTGTGGTTCGGGCTGGTGGCGGCGATCTTCGCGATGCCAGCCATGCGCCGGGCCTACGTGCGGGCCGGCCGCTGGATCGACGGCGGTGCGGGCGCGATCTTCACCGCCTTCGGCCTGCACCTGGTCTGGGCGGGCGTCAGGCGCTGA
- a CDS encoding NupC/NupG family nucleoside CNT transporter gives MLGLFGHVLFGLFGLAVLIGIAFCFSNNKRVVDWKLVATGVALQIAFAAIVLKVPLGRDVFDAIATGFVHLLDYVDVGSRFIFGSLLDSSKFGVIFAVKVLPTIVFFAALTGILYHIGVMQQIVKGMAWVITKVMRVSGAETTSVCASVFIGQTEAPLTIKPYIERMTQAELMTVMIGGMAHIAGSVMAAYVAMLGGDDPAQRMFYAKHLLTASVMAAPATMVLAKILVPETQEPLTRGTVKIDVEKTTANVIDAAATGAGDGLKLAMNVGAMLLAFIALIALVNGPVQWLGTVGGDHSLNTWLTVHSGHEIKLSLETIFGWVLSPVAWLIGVPWQDATLVGSFIGQKVVINEFVAYADLAKHLPDLLPESRLIATYALCGFANFSSIAIQIGGIGGLAPNRRGDLARLGLRAVLGGSIATFMTATIAGVLERF, from the coding sequence ATGCTGGGTCTGTTCGGCCACGTTTTGTTTGGCCTGTTCGGGTTGGCGGTGCTCATCGGCATCGCTTTCTGCTTTTCGAATAACAAGCGTGTGGTCGACTGGAAGCTGGTCGCCACCGGCGTCGCCCTGCAGATCGCCTTCGCCGCCATCGTGCTCAAGGTGCCGCTGGGTCGCGACGTGTTCGACGCGATCGCCACGGGCTTCGTGCATCTGCTGGATTACGTCGACGTCGGCTCGCGCTTCATCTTCGGCAGCCTGCTGGACAGCTCAAAGTTCGGCGTGATCTTCGCCGTCAAGGTGCTGCCCACCATCGTCTTCTTCGCCGCCCTCACCGGCATCCTGTACCACATCGGCGTGATGCAGCAGATCGTCAAGGGCATGGCCTGGGTGATCACCAAGGTGATGCGCGTGTCCGGCGCCGAGACCACCAGCGTCTGCGCCAGCGTGTTCATCGGCCAGACCGAAGCCCCGCTGACCATCAAGCCGTACATCGAGCGGATGACCCAGGCGGAGCTGATGACCGTCATGATCGGCGGCATGGCGCACATCGCCGGCTCCGTCATGGCCGCCTACGTGGCGATGCTCGGCGGCGACGATCCGGCGCAGCGCATGTTCTATGCGAAGCATCTGCTGACCGCCAGCGTGATGGCCGCCCCGGCCACCATGGTGCTGGCCAAGATCCTGGTCCCCGAGACCCAGGAGCCGCTCACCCGCGGCACGGTCAAGATCGACGTCGAGAAAACCACCGCGAACGTCATCGACGCGGCGGCCACCGGCGCGGGCGACGGCCTCAAGCTGGCCATGAACGTCGGCGCCATGCTGCTCGCCTTCATCGCCCTGATCGCCCTGGTCAACGGCCCGGTGCAGTGGCTCGGCACGGTCGGCGGCGACCACAGCCTCAACACCTGGCTGACCGTTCACAGCGGCCACGAGATCAAGCTCAGCCTCGAGACCATCTTCGGCTGGGTGCTCTCCCCGGTCGCCTGGCTGATCGGCGTGCCTTGGCAGGACGCGACCCTGGTCGGCAGCTTCATCGGCCAGAAGGTGGTCATCAACGAATTCGTGGCCTATGCGGATCTGGCGAAGCATCTGCCGGACCTGCTGCCGGAGAGCCGCCTCATCGCGACGTACGCGCTCTGCGGTTTCGCCAACTTCTCGTCCATCGCCATTCAGATCGGCGGCATCGGTGGCCTCGCCCCGAACCGTCGCGGCGACCTTGCCCGCCTCGGCCTGCGCGCCGTGCTGGGTGGTTCCATCGCCACGTTCATGACGGCGACCATCGCCGGCGTGCTCGAGCGATTCTGA
- a CDS encoding PfkB family carbohydrate kinase has protein sequence MSSVRLLVVGGYSEEERWQTPALPRSGEPAYADSFERRPGGKAFHQAVAASQAGVSTGLIAAIGDDVIDPSGLPPLVDARWQSTTGVRTGRTALIVDAKGQTLSALSSGANDHLSMAFVAAQKDLFEGAKILLASTEANIDTIAATLDLAGAHRLIRILDPGPLPPGLSVREFASTDILLLSLHEFARCCGRFLSIDITASAVTGMDDTTINALARRLCAGTVVVSLDKSCLVSHGSDRYGDQADLYRVPTCGTGDAFKGTLAARLVDAPCFRDALMAACAA, from the coding sequence GTGTCGTCGGTACGCTTGCTCGTTGTCGGCGGTTACAGCGAGGAAGAGCGCTGGCAGACGCCAGCCCTTCCCCGCTCTGGCGAGCCTGCCTATGCCGACAGCTTCGAGCGTCGTCCGGGCGGCAAGGCCTTTCACCAGGCGGTCGCCGCGTCGCAGGCCGGTGTGTCGACGGGACTGATCGCCGCCATTGGTGACGACGTCATCGATCCCTCGGGGCTTCCGCCGCTGGTCGATGCGCGCTGGCAGTCGACGACCGGTGTGCGCACCGGGCGTACGGCCCTCATTGTCGATGCGAAAGGCCAGACCTTGTCCGCGCTGTCGTCGGGCGCCAATGACCATCTGTCGATGGCGTTCGTCGCGGCGCAGAAGGATCTGTTCGAAGGCGCGAAGATCCTCCTGGCTTCGACCGAAGCCAATATCGACACCATTGCCGCGACGCTGGACCTCGCGGGCGCGCACCGGCTCATCCGTATTCTCGATCCGGGCCCGCTGCCGCCGGGTCTGTCGGTACGCGAGTTCGCCAGCACCGATATCCTTCTGCTGAGCCTGCATGAATTCGCGCGGTGCTGCGGACGGTTTCTGTCGATCGACATCACCGCGAGTGCGGTGACCGGCATGGACGACACGACGATCAACGCCCTCGCCCGACGCCTTTGCGCGGGCACCGTGGTGGTGTCGCTGGACAAGAGCTGCCTGGTGTCGCACGGCAGCGATCGTTATGGCGATCAGGCGGATCTTTACCGCGTGCCGACCTGTGGCACCGGGGATGCGTTCAAGGGAACGCTGGCGGCACGGCTGGTGGATGCGCCGTGTTTTCGGGATGCGTTGATGGCCGCCTGCGCGGCTTAG
- a CDS encoding helix-turn-helix domain-containing protein, giving the protein MYRAESVTASCRPRTATIIVDPVRRSAALEHRGASAAHGRVDDLRNRDQLTEIHIDAVDGQDDDLLLIYRPTRPADTENGGAILFRCQTDGVIPHGHPPAVRTLAQVLFDGLRAEAPNAPLLAHVALALRAILPCAGPRAEAGAARGGLAGWQERRATAFMEERLDQSFPVSAVADACGLSVNHFSRAFRRSLGKPPHRWLLDRRIDRARELLRATAMSLADIALACGFAEQSHFTRVFTRTVGMPPGAWRRNVD; this is encoded by the coding sequence ATGTACCGCGCCGAATCTGTCACCGCCAGCTGTCGTCCACGTACCGCCACGATCATCGTGGATCCGGTGCGCCGTTCGGCTGCCCTCGAACATCGTGGCGCGTCGGCGGCACACGGACGCGTCGACGATCTTCGCAACCGCGACCAGCTGACCGAGATCCATATCGACGCCGTCGACGGGCAGGATGACGATCTGCTGCTCATCTACCGCCCCACCCGCCCGGCCGATACCGAAAACGGGGGAGCGATCCTGTTCCGCTGCCAGACCGATGGAGTGATCCCCCACGGTCACCCGCCCGCGGTGCGCACGCTCGCGCAGGTGCTGTTCGACGGGCTCCGTGCCGAGGCGCCGAACGCTCCTCTGCTGGCGCATGTCGCCCTGGCGTTGCGCGCCATTCTGCCCTGCGCCGGCCCGCGAGCCGAAGCGGGCGCCGCGCGCGGCGGCCTGGCCGGCTGGCAGGAACGACGCGCCACCGCCTTCATGGAAGAGCGCCTCGACCAGTCGTTCCCGGTGTCCGCCGTCGCCGACGCCTGCGGGCTTTCGGTCAATCATTTTTCGCGCGCCTTCCGCCGGAGCCTGGGCAAGCCGCCGCATCGCTGGCTGCTGGACCGCCGGATCGACCGCGCGCGGGAGTTGCTCCGGGCGACCGCCATGTCGCTGGCCGACATCGCCCTGGCCTGTGGCTTCGCGGAGCAGAGCCACTTCACCCGGGTGTTTACCAGGACGGTAGGCATGCCACCGGGCGCGTGGCGCCGGAACGTCGACTGA
- a CDS encoding MarR family winged helix-turn-helix transcriptional regulator, producing the protein MSGRNDTPTAVDLGRRLMLAGSRLRDAVGRRAQREFGITALQSDMLLLMATRGSMISTELAGACGVNASTVTHAVDACIERGLLRRDRNEADRRLVNIVLTVAGKRMAERVRALIADLARTALEGVGHPDLAVLAESLAQVTKNLERPS; encoded by the coding sequence ATGAGCGGCCGCAACGACACGCCCACCGCCGTGGATCTGGGGCGGCGCCTGATGCTGGCCGGCTCCCGGCTTCGCGACGCCGTGGGCCGGCGCGCCCAGCGCGAGTTCGGCATCACGGCATTGCAGAGCGACATGCTGCTGTTGATGGCCACGCGCGGCAGCATGATCTCCACCGAACTGGCGGGCGCCTGCGGGGTCAACGCCAGTACCGTCACCCATGCCGTGGACGCCTGCATCGAGCGCGGCCTGCTGCGGCGCGACCGCAACGAGGCCGACCGTCGGCTGGTCAACATCGTGCTGACCGTGGCGGGCAAGCGCATGGCGGAGCGGGTTCGTGCCCTGATCGCCGACCTCGCCCGCACGGCGCTGGAGGGCGTCGGTCATCCGGATCTGGCTGTCCTGGCCGAAAGCCTGGCTCAGGTGACCAAAAACCTGGAACGTCCGTCCTGA